In Apostichopus japonicus isolate 1M-3 chromosome 3, ASM3797524v1, whole genome shotgun sequence, a single genomic region encodes these proteins:
- the LOC139965322 gene encoding uncharacterized protein, which yields MDIIEQVREANKTPFADVDEENIDTLTESSERSSSLETEQKLHDDEEHLDKFRILTPITEDIENEKEDGILSFDESIDINHINKSDADGTKNNPNGESKNNSVTSTNIEKLNETEISNDLKTAVTVNQYNKQLDILLHSESGEEESKFEIKVPDESSNKDWRSGRDENDLQKETDLDEVHDRNNLGFINSVEDLKTTEKINDLREELGKQVHQEHQSIHSLESIRGNGGSETDIPLEASNLEHHQQERMSSEEREEQKEEAGDEDISSPRGGTGDNQLFHMLLDDEYEDDFDDESTSTRSISIASDGDHQRHSENEQNLQEDQRRGTVHAGKLTRDDAIDEGDEEMGAEEEEKQGMNDLKTGEDSVVAQRPRSAITDEGIADSLVERETSQNAEDKSGRELNDENGGTETSTDGGFMKDEHNPISEKLGHESSTNNFVNLEEKQKTSAIKESGLEIRETVSENPPGRSNEMINKERSSVIKSKQDTNITQSFSGREESDGLISKNDSSDLKLNINSPLQPSADIKELIKSEPSRESDRDKSLDDQEYNSTKKNIVTPLTGVRGVVNDDLTQHRKKQIQDREKMAREEEKTDDGDGINERQTRHEGGEEEMDSRNEINSDFRGNKLNSSVNATKQDLIFNKSSRAGEDQQSVDYKSLENENHNQKNQDTVDMIGIAKVEEGVPKQIEDDELQMEVKVKLDHENKRETNNNLSSHSEEVMLNAQFDESENHSTSEMEVIIKENQAKKPKKSALKVRQGPTSVDYPTETQSNGPDGTTVGNLPHGEGERIVEEKSPSVHSVAGTTDASEIDVVEGVNIEMGERDKLAERGGPDTDPIHHKFINNKPAGKTGDKEEEVPPRKKVVTKKTEMGTTGNEQSHNNRHEGHNCPRELRRLERLKEQMENEDATVAAIRAHPGTNDNSEQFKKKTKVQEGDTNGEQSTFPGQSSEEAASSPLIDSPSGKKRRKKKSSDPFDGLPVIKPWHIHQQEQNGIREKPKGRKRHEKRFKVSQFDDPFDQMVWMLFRSADKDGNGKLNKKELNLVLQSPKLELSLTPTDVKKLFTDCCTEEDIDAKTCELSFDEFALLGRFLLMLYYSKLDESSQSKWCILDKGNDYGLIYFNKLTGEASTSIPTDYYGDILHEPDLLELAIHDLFDDADIDEDGKINLIDFLRILRSEDFGLFLTNTDTEEIMQYFINTRGREVMVQFDEFVPLAKRMILTVYKARDPSMHEWCHLYTKNVGSFWFNKRTGQADRHPPTSLVRTQQDMLEHRSREIEVFMEVAEDLHHTKEDLQRETLARQELENQLAELRKEHDATKKELAKTTSNLEKSREEVDQKSKQIIYFEKEKVKRQNLIESLQDRGTYYSFGGSCRIEANLESLRNVLQSTQTTVREKEFDVRDLSSDLEETKKQLAESREHAANLQDKIDDLVVQLREEIRRNERVEKELERTKSYKSEKVEVEDILKETKEELQLRMNQLTHARYEIRDSKSRIRKLETELKNYPDLQSQLAEKEKEISQLKEEMERLEAQLMEDIRRAAREPRPSAKRFRWNKVRNVESLDDSHDCSDPLCPVNGRNSCRPESSQVWAFKKTEKTQTQSKGSFLELLSNVEHSDDMDVDDEINIYDLYEPQYPVISPHRARASSASGDRSRLMRPKSSAGRIESRRQSKLPKGVLLYEEDYLLARFVKEGDRVRIKKSGVQILGMKPSDLRSATVRYVGQLEQEGGEHMLFVGLHMDDAVGNTNGILEGKRYFYTKRKHGKMVRITEVLYIYNPKTTSFDKLNDLVEEYKSSRRKPWYQSPDEGSRLIKVT from the exons ATGGACATAATCGAGCAAGTGCGAGAGGCGAACAAAACACCCTTTGCCGATGTAGACGAGGAGAATATCGACACATTGACAGAGAGTTCAGAGAGATCGTCCTCTCTTGAAACGGAACAGAAATTACATGATGATGAAGAACATCTTGATAAGTTTAGAATCCTTACACCAATCACTGAAGATATTgagaatgagaaggaagacGGCATTCTTTCATTTGATGAATCTATAGACATTAACCACATCAACAAATCTGACGCAGATGGAACAAAAAATAATCCCAACGGGGAATCAAAAAATAACTCTGTCACTTCAACAAATATTGAGAAATTGAATGAGACTGAAATCTCTAATGACTTAAAAACTGCGGTAACTGTTAACCAGTACAATAAACAGTTAGATATATTACTGCATTCAGAATCTGGGGAAGAGGAATCTAAGTTTGAAATAAAGGTCCCGGACGAAAGTTCAAATAAAGACTGGAGAAGCGGTAGAGACGAGAATGACCTCCAGAAGGAGACAGATCTAGATGAGGTTCATGATAGAAATAATTTGGGTTTTATTAACTCTGTTGAAGATCTAAAGACCACAGAGAAAATAAATGACTTGAGAGAAGAATTAGGCAAACAAGTCCACCAGGAACATCAGTCTATCCACAGCTTAGAGAGCATCCGTGGCAACGGAGGAAGCGAAACTGATATTCCATTGGAAGCTAGTAACTTGGAACATCATCAACAGGAGAGGATGAGTAGTGAGGAAAGAGAAGAGCAGAAAGAAGAGGCGGGAGATGAAGACATAAGTAGTCCAAGAGGAGGAACAGGAGATAATCAACTGTTTCATATGCTCCTCGATGATGAGTATGAGGATGACTTTGACGATGAGAGTACGTCAACTAGAAGCATCTCCATCGCCAGCGATGGCGATCATCAGAGGCACTCAGAAAATGAACAAAACCTGCAGGAGGATCAGAGAAGGGGAACGGTTCACGCCGGGAAATTGACGAGAGACGATGCCATCGATGAAGGAGATGAGGAGATGGGAGCTGAAGAGGAGGAGAAACAAGGGATGAATGATCTCAAGACTGGCGAAGACTCTGTTGTTGCTCAACGGCCGAGATCTGCAATCACTGATGAGGGAATAGCGGACAGTTTGGTTGAAAGAGAAACTAGTCAGAATGCTGAAGATAAAAGTGGGAGAGAACTCAATGATGAAAATGGTGGTACTGAAACAAGCACAGATGGTGGATTTATGAAAGATGAACATAATCCCATCTCAGAAAAATTGGGTCATGAATCAAGCACAAACAATTTTGTAAACTTAGAAGAGAAACAGAAAACTTCTGCCATCAAAGAGAGTGGACTAGAAATAAGAGAAACCGTCTCTGAAAACCCTCCTGGAAGATCGAatgaaatgataaacaaagaaagatCTTCTGTTATTAAGTCTAAACAAGATACAAATATAACACAGTCATTTTCAGGGAGAGAAGAAAGTGATGGATTAATATCAAAAAATGACTCATCAGATTTGAAGTTAAATATTAACTCTCCTTTGCAGCCATCTGCCGACATCAAGGAACTAATAAAGTCGGAACCGTCGCGGGAATCTGACAGAGATAAATCACTTGATGATCAAGAATATAACAGTACGAAGAAGAATATAGTCACTCCATTAACTGGTGTTAGGGGTGTAGTAAATGATGATCTCACCCAACATaggaaaaaacaaatacaagACAGAGAGAAGATGGCAAGAGAAGAGGAGAAAACTGATGATGGAGATGGGATAAATGAGAGGCAGACGAGGCACGagggaggagaagaagaaatggATAGCAGAAACGAAATAAATTCTGATTTTAGAGGAAATAAATTAAACTCATCAGTGAATGCAACTAAACAAGATTTAATCTTTAATAAGTCTTCAAGAGCTGGTGAAGATCAGCAAAGTGTGGATTATAAATCTTTGGAAAATGAGAATCATAACCAGAAAAATCAGGATACTGTTGACATGATAGGGATTGCAAAGGTGGAGGAAGGAGTACCCAAGCAAATTGAGGATGATGAATTACAGATGGAGGTGAAAGTGAAACTTGATCATGAAAATAAGAGAGaaactaataataatttatCTTCTCATTCAGAAGAAGTCATGTTGAATGCACAATTTGACGAATCTGAGAATCATTCAACATCTGAGATGGAAGTCATTATTAAGGAAAATCAAGCAAAAAAACCCAAGAAATCAGCTCTTAAAGTTAGACAAGGTCCCACCAGTGTTGACTATCCAACGGAGACCCAGTCTAATGGACCTGATGGAACAACTGTGGGGAACTTACCTCACGGAGAAGGTGAGAGAATTGTTGAGGAGAAAAGCCCTTCCGTTCATAGTGTTGCAGGTACTACAGATGCTTCTGAAATTGATGTTGTAGAAGGAGTTAACATAGAAATGGGTGAAAGGGATAAATTAGCTGAAAGAGGGGGACCAGACACTGACCCAATACATCATAAATTCATCAATAATAAGCCTGCAGGCAAAACAGGAGACAAGGAAGAAGAGGTACCACCCAGGAAAAAGGTGGTTACGAAGAAAACGGAGATGGGAACAACAGGAAATGAACAATCTCATAACAACAGACACGAGGGACACAACTGTCCGAGAGAACTGAGACGTTTGGAGAGACTCAAAGAACAGATGGAGAATGAGGATGCCACAGTTGCAGCTATCAGGGCACATCCAGGAACCAATGACAACTCAGAGCaattcaaaaagaaaacaa AAGTTCAAGAAGGTGATACAAACGGTGAACAATCAACATTCCCAGGTCAAAGTTCAGAGGAAGCAGCTTCTTCTCCACTGATAGACAGTCCATCTGGCAAGAagaggagaaagaaaaaatcatCTGATCCGTTCGATGGCCTCCCAGTTATTAAACCATGGCACATCCACCAACAGGAACAGAATGGTATAAGAGAG AAACCAAAGGGAAGAAAAAGGCATGAAAAGAGGTTCAAGGTTTCTCAGTTTGATGACCCTTTCGACCAGATGGTTTGGATGCTTTTTAGATCAGCTGATAAAGATGGCAATGGAAAACTCAACAAGAAGGAGCTGAACTTG GTCCTCCAATCACCAAAGCTAGAACTCTCACTGACACCAACAGATGTGAAAAAGTTGTTCACTGATTGCTGTACAGAAGAAGACATTGATGCAAAG ACATGTGAACTGTCATTTGATGAGTTTGCACTGCTGGGAAGATTTCTTCTGATGTTGTACTACAGCAAGCTAGATGAATCCTCACAG AGTAAGTGGTGCATCTTAGACAAAGGGAATGATTACGGACTTATATACTTCAATAAACTTACAGGAGAGGCAAG TACGTCCATCCCTACAGACTATTATGGTGACATCCTCCATGAGCCAGACTTGTTAGAACTTGCCATCCATGATCTCTTTGATGATGCAGACATTGATGAAGATGGAAAAATCAACCTGATTGATTTCTTGAGG ATACTAAGAAGTGAAGATTTTGGACTTTTTCTGACCAATACAGACACTGAGGAAATCATGCAATACTTCATTAA CACCCGTGGTAGAGAGGTTATGGTGCAGTTTGACGAGTTTGTGCCACTGGCCAAGAGAATGATCCTCACTGTGTACAAAGCAAGAGATCCATCTATG CATGAATGGTGCCATCTTTACACTAAGAATGTAGGGTCCTTCTGGTTTAACAAACGGACCGGACAGGCTGACAGGCACCCCCCTACTTCACTGGTGCGTACCCAGCAGGATATGTTAGAACACAG AAGTAGAGAAATAGAAGTTTTCATGGAAGTAGCCGAAGATCTCCATCACACCAAAGAGGACCTTCAACGAGAAACTCTGGCAAGACAG GAGTTGGAAAATCAGTTAGCAGAGTTAAGAAAGGAACATGATGCTACTAAGAAAGAACTTGCCAAGACAACAAGTAACCTTGAGAAATCAAGAGAAGAG GTTGATCAAAAATCAAAGCAGATTATCTACTTTgagaaagaaaaagtcaaaagACAAAATCTGATTGAATCTTTGCAGGACAGAGGTACGTACTATTCTTT CGGAGGAAGCTGCAGGATAGAGGCGAACTTGGAGTCTTTGAGGAATGTGCTTCAAAGTACACA AACCACAGTTAGGGAGAAAGAATTTGACGTGAGAGATTTATCAAGCGATCTGGAggagacaaagaaacaactagCAGAGAGCAGAGAGCATGCAGCCAACCTACAGGATAAAATAGATGATTTGGTGGTTCAACTTAGAGAGGAAATCAGACGAAATGAAAGAGTAGAAAAA GAACTTGAGAGAACTAAATCATACAAAAGTGAAAAGGTTGAAGTAGAAGACATCTTGAAAGAGACCAAAGAGGAACTCCAACTGAGGATGAACCAACTAACACATGCTCGATACGAAATTCGAGACAGCAAATCACGGATACGG AAATTGGAAACAGAGTTGAAGAACTATCCTGATTTACAATCCCAACTTGCTGAAAAGGAGAAAGAAATATCTCAACTAAAAGAGGAGATGGAGAGACTGGAAGCTCAGTTGATGGAGGACATCAGAAGAGCTGCTCGGGAACCACGGCCATCTGCAAAGAGATTCAG ATGGAATAAGGTTCGGAATGTTGAATCGTTGGACGACAGCCACGACTGTTCAGATCCCCTCTGTCCTGTCAACGGCAGAAACTCCTGCCGTCCTGAATCCAGCCAAGTTTGGGCATTCAAGAAAACGGAGAAGACACAAACCCAATCCAAGGGCAGCTTCTTGGAACTACTCAGCAATGTGGAACATTCAGATGACATGGATGTCGACGACGAGATAAATATCTATGATTTGTATGAGCCGCAATACCCCGTTATCTCACCTCATCGGGCGAGAGCTAGCTCCGCCTCTGGAGACAGGAGTAGATTGATGAGACCAAAGTCGAGCGCTGGGAGGATCGAGTCCAGGAGACAGTCGAAACTCCCCAAGGGAGTCTTACTCTATGAAGAGGATTATCTCTTGGCCAGATTCGTCAAGGAAGGAGATAGAGTTCGTATCAAGAAAAGTGGTGTCCAGATACTAG GTATGAAGCCATCGGACCTACGATCTGCTACCGTACGATATGTTGGACAGCTGGAACAAGAGGGAGGGGAACATATGCTCTTTGTTGGACTTCACATGGATGATGCTG TTGGTAATACTAATGGCATCCTGGAGGGCAAGAGGTATTTCTACACCAAGAGGAAACATGGAAAGATGGTTAGAATAACAGAGGTGTTGTACATCTACAATCCAAAG ACAACTTCTTTTGACAAGCTGAATGATTTGGTGGAGGAGTACAAGTCATCTAGGAGGAAGCCATGGTACCAGTCACCAGATGAAGGATCACGTCTAATAAAAGTGACTTAG